CCAAATACACTATATTTTACACCCACCCCCATGGAAACAAATCGTCTGTTACCCTTGTCTTTTGCTTCTAAAAAATATCCGGCACGGGCTGCAAAAATATGGTCATACCAATATTCCGTCCCGATTCCCATCGTCCACTCACGCATTTCTTCCTTAAAGCCACCGGGTGCATCCCCCAGTGATTTAAACATCCCCACAAATGATGACTGTTCCTTGAAGTCAAGAATATTGTTGCTGTCTCTGTCTCCAGCTTTTGGTGTCGGTACCAATAACTTGTTGAAATCTGCATAAATACCCCATTCATGTTGTTTGGTGGGCTGTAAACGGAATCCAAACCCTAATCCAAAATTTGTAGGGATGAAATCTTTTTCTCTGGCATTTGCAGTATAGGCTATCTTTGTTCCCATATTCGTTACAGCAAAACCGGTCATGAAATTAGCCTTCATCTTCTTTTTTCCCACTGTAAAGTCCTTGCTGTAGGTACCGGTCAAATCAGCACCAAATGCGTGTCCTGCCCTAATAGGCTCACTGCCAATACTTTGCCCTTGTGCTAAATTTGAATAAATATACCTGAAGGCTACGCCTAATGCAAAGCTTTTCCCTAATCTTCTTGAATATCCTGCATCAAAGCACAACTCGCGGGGTCGACCGCTCCCGATGGAATTTCCGTTAGCATCTGTAAAATCAATATCTCCTAAACTGAAAAACTTAAGGGATGTATGCACCACATCATTGGGGGATACCTTGTAGTACATGGTAAAATGCGTCATAAAGATATCTGTGATACCGAGGGCTCTCAGCCACGGCGCATAAGACATGGATAATCCAAGTTTACGTTTGGCAAATGCCAGCTTGGAAGCGTTATAGAATGAGGTGTTAGGATCAACAGATGTGGCAATACCGACATCACCCATGCCTCCACCCCTGGCATCAGGTATGATTCTAAGAAATGGAACAGCACTATTGACGGTGTTAATACCCCCTTTTGTAAAGTTTTGACCTACTGAGGAAGCACATATACCTGTCAGAAAAAAAGCAAAAAACAAGAAGTTGGGTTTCAAGATATATCTCATAAAATTATGTACCATGTGTTTGAGAACGTTAAATTGACAAAATTATTTTAAAAATTCTAATTTAGAACGACTAATTTTTGATATTGGCTCACTTTTTTGCCTGTTTCGTCCTTTAGAGAGATTCTGTATATGTATACTCCACGTCCGATTTTATCGCCGAAATCATCTGTTCCATCCCAATTTATATCATCTACCCTGTAGCCCGGACTGTTGATATTTCGAGTAATTGTCTTAATAATTTTGCCGGAAACAGAGAATATTTCAATTTTCATATCCAACGAGGCACCCGGCTTGTTGTGTTCAAACATAAACCTGGTATTTGTGGTAAAAGGGTTGGGGTAGTTTAACACATGGGATAAGGCAAGATTTGCTTTTTCCTCCACCACGAATTCAGTATATCCCTCTCCAGAGTTATTCAGCACATCCCATGCTTTGACATGAAGGGTATGTCTGCCTTTTGAAAGTTTAGAAAACGGGTACGTTATTTCACCATTCGTCAGATCATCAATTGCTGCTTCAAAGAAATCATTCAGGTTAAAGATATTTTTGGTATCATTATCAATAATGGCAGTGATATCATGCCCCAACCCGTTTCCGGAGGTATTGATACCGTTTTCGTCAAAGATTTTTGAAAACAGCTTTGGATTCTCATCGGTAATCCCGCCAAAAGCAAATTTATCGTCATTCAGAAATACATCCACAACAGGTCCCTTGTTGTCGACCGGAAAGGAATCGCTGGAGCCGCCGATGATGATATCTGTCGAGTAGCCGGATGCATCCGTTACATCACTGCCGGCGTACAGGCTGATTTTTCCGTTACCAAAATTATAGTCGATATCTTTCGGTACCAGAAAGGTAAATTTAAACTTACCATTTGTCACTTTAGACTTCCCCTTGTAGATGCTGTTTTTCTGCAGCTGAAACTGATAGGCAAAACTTTCCGGATCGTTCATCAGGGTATTGACCGTTTTAATCTTGTCGTATATGATTACAGATGCGATACCATTAAATTCATT
The genomic region above belongs to Sphingobacteriales bacterium and contains:
- the porV gene encoding type IX secretion system outer membrane channel protein PorV — encoded protein: MRYILKPNFLFFAFFLTGICASSVGQNFTKGGINTVNSAVPFLRIIPDARGGGMGDVGIATSVDPNTSFYNASKLAFAKRKLGLSMSYAPWLRALGITDIFMTHFTMYYKVSPNDVVHTSLKFFSLGDIDFTDANGNSIGSGRPRELCFDAGYSRRLGKSFALGVAFRYIYSNLAQGQSIGSEPIRAGHAFGADLTGTYSKDFTVGKKKMKANFMTGFAVTNMGTKIAYTANAREKDFIPTNFGLGFGFRLQPTKQHEWGIYADFNKLLVPTPKAGDRDSNNILDFKEQSSFVGMFKSLGDAPGGFKEEMREWTMGIGTEYWYDHIFAARAGYFLEAKDKGNRRFVSMGVGVKYSVFGLDFSYLIPTGGARNPLDNTFRFTLKFDFAKLGGNKVDIDGEDLNDATDKVDKSTRKRLKAK